GGCTTCGATCTCAATTTGCGCTTCCATTTCAGCCTCGCTGAGCGAAGCATCCATGTAGATCACCTTGGTCATCACCGCAGACCCAGAGACTGCAACAGCTGCAAATTTGCAACTCTTTGGGAGGGCGCGCCTCAGCTGACGCAAACAGTCAACAACGGCCGCAGCATCACGAATATCGTGATCGTTTACGGCTCCCTTTTTCACGGGAACAGCAGCGTGACTTACAATTTTATAACCATCAGCCGTCTTGCTCAGCAGAATCGCCTTGACTTCATGGGAGCCAATGTCGATCCCCACCATCTGCGGAGCCTGACGCTTCCATAGATTTGAAAGCATAGTCCATTGTCACTTTAGTTTTAGGTTGCAGAGATAGAGTAGCACAAAATCAACTCGTTATACTTATTTGTATAGAATGTTTATAGGTTTTACAAATGGCAATTTTTTGACGCTGCTTTTTACTTCACCCTAGCCATTTGCCCTTATATACTGTGGCCTTCGTAAACTATTTTGGAATTATCTGGTGAAGTGGCTAAAACGTATTCTCATTGCCCTCTTTAGTTTAGCCTTACTCGGAGTAGGCGCTATTATTGCGGCATATTTTTATGTTTTACCTGACCTGCCTGATGTTACGACCCTTAAAACGGTTCAGCTGCAAACACCGCTGAAGATATACAGCCAGGACGGCAAGCTTATCTCTCAATACGGCGAAAAACGTCGTATTCCAATGAAACTTGAAGACGTACCCAAGCCATTGTTGCAGGCCTTCTTGGCCACCGAGGATGCACGTTTCTACGAACATCAGGGGATAGACCCCATTGGCATCATTCGTGCCGCCTTTGTGCTTGCTGCTACCGGAGAGAAAAAACAGGGCGCCAGTACCATCACCCAACAGGTGGCGCGCAACTTCTTTCTTACCAGAGACAAGACTATTATCCGCAAAGTGAAAGAAATCTTTATTTCTTTTCACATTGAGGAATTGCTCACAAAAGATGAAATCCTCGAGCTTTATGTAAACCGCATCTATTTGGGTCAGCGTGCATACGGTGTAGGCGCAGCGGCGCAGGTGTACTACGGCAAAGATCTGAAAGATTTGTCACTCGCCGAAATGGCCGTGATTGCCGGTCTCCCCAAGGCCCCATCAACACTGAACCCCATTACCTCCGCCGAACGAGCGCTCAATCGCCGTAATATTGTGTTGATGCGGATGCGCGAAGTGGGCTACATCAACGACAGCGAATACCAGCTGGCCATATCCGAACCCAACACCGCCTCTTATCATGGCGCTGAGATAGACCTGTATGTACCTTACGTCTCGGAAATGGCACGGGACTACATGATTCAAAAGTATGGCGAAGAAGAAGCCTATACAGGCGGTTATAGCGTATACACCACGGTAGATTCTGAACTACAGCTAAAAGCCCAGAAAGCGCTGCGTAACAACATATACGCCTATGACGAGCGCCATGGCTATCGTGGCGCAGCGGAGGTGCTTTGGAAAGAAGAGGCTCCCACAACAGATACCATTGTCAGTGCCCTGCAAAAAGTCGCATCTGTGCAGGAATTGGAGCCCGCAGCCGTCATCAATGTGCAGGAGCAACAGGCCACTGTCCTGCGAAATAACGGCGAAACTGTCACCCTGCCATGGCAAGGCATTCAGTGGGCGCGCAAATTTATCAGTGACACCCGTCAGGGTGCTGCACCCAAAACGGCCACCGATGTGCTGACGGCCGGCGAGCGTGTATGGATCCGCCACAATGGAGAAGACTGGCAATTATCCCAGGTTCCGGAAGTATCCAGCGCCATAGTGTCACTCGATCCCCACAATGGTGCTATCCGCGCCCTGGTGGGTGGTTATAGCTTCAGTCAGAGCCAGTTCAACCGGGTCATACAGGCCAAACGCCAGCTTGGTTCCAACATCAAGCCGTTTATCTACGCCGCCACCTTGGAAAAAGGCTATACCCTGGCAACGCTTATCAACAATGCCCCCATCAACAAACCTGATCTGAGCCAAGGCACGGCCTGGCGCCCCAAAAATTCGCCGGACACTTATACGGGTCCCACCCGTCTGCGGGTAGGCCTGGCGCAGTCGATTAACGTGATGGCGGTCCGAGCACTCCGCTACTCAGGCATAGATGCAACTGTTGAGCTATTGACCCGTTTTGGATTTGACCCCAATGATTTGCCACGCAATGAATCACTGGCACTGGGCTCTCCTTCAGTCACGCCGCTGCAGGTTGTCAGGGCCTTTAGCGTGTTCGCCAACGGTGGTTACCTGGTGGAACCTTTCTTTATCGACAGAGTCGAGTCTGCCACCGGCAACCTGATCGAAAAGACCCTGCCAGCATTGGCTTGCGAAGCACCAGTACCGGAAGAGATGCCTGAGGATACGGCGATCACCGAAGCCTCTGTGCCGCCAGCCATGCTGGATGCAACAATCGAAACAGGTACTTCAACTCAATGTGGCGATCCTGCAGCCCGCTACGCAAATCGGGTGATATCCGAGCAAAATGCTTTCCTTATCACCGAAGCGCTCAAGAGCGTGATTTGGGGTGGCGGAGACTTCAGTAAGGGCACTGGCTGGAACGGTACCGCATGGCGCGCTGCTCGCTTGCTGAAACGCCATGATATTGCAGGTAAAACGGGTACCACCAACGAGTCACGCGATACCTGGTTCAGTGGCTTTAATCCTGATTTGGTGACAACGGTTTGGGTGGGCTTTGACGACCATGGCCGCGAGCTTGGCCGTACTGCGTGGAACGCAAACGGCGCCAAAGACCAGATTTCCGGGGCGGAAGCGGGCGCGAAAACCGCAGGTCCAGCCTGGAACGAATTTATGTTTATGGCCCTTGCTGACACGCCAGAAAAACCCATGCCGGTCCCTGCAGGCATTGTCTCTGCCCGTATCGATTACAGCTCGGGCAAGCTGAGCCGCCGTACCGATTACACCAGCGGATTTGAATACTTTGCCGCAGGCACAGTGCCAACAGATTACGCCAATTCCGCAATCGCCGAAGACGACACCACGGCACCGGAAACCACGGCTGACGATCTGTTTCAGTAAGTGTTGCCTACATGAAAGAAGGGCCTTAGGGCCCTTTTTCATTACTGGAACAATGAATAAAGTCCTGCAGCAAGGCATTGCTTAACCACGCAAACTCACCCATTGGCGGAGTACCCTTTGGCGCTGATGTGACCAGGCGCAGGGGACTCGTTGCCAGGCACTTCCTGGCTCTGCCCAGATAACCGAGGGCAAGTGGCTCGAGCCGCCGCAGTGAAGCAGTTTGCTCTAAGTTGCTCCGAAAAGATTCTCTGTTAGTATATGTATAAATTCACAGTAATCCGGTGCCAAGGCATTGCAAAGACTGGATCTTGTTCCCGTAACCGAACTCAAGGGCGTGGCCGCCCGGGTGGCAGAAAAACTCAGTAAACTGGGGGTTAATACCGTCCAGGATTTACTGTTTCATCTGCCGCTGCGTTACGAAGACAGAACCCGCATCTATGCCATCAACGAGCTGATCCCAGGCACCACTGCCACCGTCGAAGCCGAAGTCATTTCCAGCCAAATCGTCAATGGTCGCAAGCGCATGCTCACCTGCAATGTGCGCGATGCCAGCGGCGGCCTGACCTTACGTTTTTTCAATTTTTCCATGGCGCAAAAGAATGGCTTGCAACCGGGGATGATGATCCGCGCCTTTGGGGAAATCCGCACCGGTAAGCATCAGCTGGAAATTATCCATCCGGAATACAAGCTGACCGCGCCTGGCGAGTCGCCGAGCCTGGCCGACACCCTGACGCCCATCTACCCCACCACCGAAGGCCTGAAGCAAGCCAGTTGGAT
This sequence is a window from Shewanella zhangzhouensis. Protein-coding genes within it:
- a CDS encoding penicillin-binding protein 1A, encoding MKWLKRILIALFSLALLGVGAIIAAYFYVLPDLPDVTTLKTVQLQTPLKIYSQDGKLISQYGEKRRIPMKLEDVPKPLLQAFLATEDARFYEHQGIDPIGIIRAAFVLAATGEKKQGASTITQQVARNFFLTRDKTIIRKVKEIFISFHIEELLTKDEILELYVNRIYLGQRAYGVGAAAQVYYGKDLKDLSLAEMAVIAGLPKAPSTLNPITSAERALNRRNIVLMRMREVGYINDSEYQLAISEPNTASYHGAEIDLYVPYVSEMARDYMIQKYGEEEAYTGGYSVYTTVDSELQLKAQKALRNNIYAYDERHGYRGAAEVLWKEEAPTTDTIVSALQKVASVQELEPAAVINVQEQQATVLRNNGETVTLPWQGIQWARKFISDTRQGAAPKTATDVLTAGERVWIRHNGEDWQLSQVPEVSSAIVSLDPHNGAIRALVGGYSFSQSQFNRVIQAKRQLGSNIKPFIYAATLEKGYTLATLINNAPINKPDLSQGTAWRPKNSPDTYTGPTRLRVGLAQSINVMAVRALRYSGIDATVELLTRFGFDPNDLPRNESLALGSPSVTPLQVVRAFSVFANGGYLVEPFFIDRVESATGNLIEKTLPALACEAPVPEEMPEDTAITEASVPPAMLDATIETGTSTQCGDPAARYANRVISEQNAFLITEALKSVIWGGGDFSKGTGWNGTAWRAARLLKRHDIAGKTGTTNESRDTWFSGFNPDLVTTVWVGFDDHGRELGRTAWNANGAKDQISGAEAGAKTAGPAWNEFMFMALADTPEKPMPVPAGIVSARIDYSSGKLSRRTDYTSGFEYFAAGTVPTDYANSAIAEDDTTAPETTADDLFQ